A region of Vespula vulgaris chromosome 1, iyVesVulg1.1, whole genome shotgun sequence DNA encodes the following proteins:
- the LOC127062956 gene encoding serine-rich adhesin for platelets-like isoform X36 gives MWRIICLITTFLTFGYGFSDPSDNTSEAFPLEYELEIQDSYTFHLFKCEEVGNFPHPLNCKLFYECSLYKHGRYRRFLRKCKIGFVFSTNLGKCTYPQESGRPECSGKGILTTPSRPTKHPSSKITKVPTHRTTTRKNKTHLKTTILPTLPPKIECLAEGFMAHPTDCAKYYVCISRINNTFQVFEMKCKLGTIWDREKEICSHRWKVRNPRCGPYITDEPTTRSTEDVTKATQHSTHKLITEILTSTSIQQTTGLTTGTVTQTSAHSVSTEATVTIPPSSTDARTDKSTEPVTQTTELTPKSMTETITHSSVKPSTILPTSPSTKVITETRSPSSAESSTDLLVGTSTESLTETADVSTSTPVTQKGSSSSEKSSTDRASSTKIDPSSVEPSTKSLTSTSTPVGTLTAKSSTLTTVTEAVTSSSIKPATDLLVGTSTESVTGTSGLSTSTQENETVRPSSVEPSTDLLTSTSTPAGTVTVEHSTLPPVTQTVTSSSDKSSTDLLVGTTTESVSKTSGLSTSTSENETVRPSSIEPSTDLLTSTNVPPSTVTAEHTTRTSEKETTEHTTVDPSTKIIVVTSTIIVTENPQHPTNTTENETVSPSSVEPSTDLLTSTSTPRGSVTVEHSTLPPVTQTVTSSSVKSSTDLPVGPTTETITETTGLSSSTPESETVRPSSREPSTELSTSTNTPRGTVTVEHSTLPPVTQTVTSSSVKSSTDLLVGTTTESVTGTTGLSSSTSEKETVRPSSVEPSTDLLTSTSTPRGTVTVEHSTLPQVTQTVTSSSAATSTDLTVGPTTETITETTGLSSSTPESETVRPSSREPSTELSTSTNTPRGTVTVEHSTLPQVTQTATSSSVKSSTDLLVGTTTESVTGTTGLSSSTSEKETVRPSSVEPSTNLLTSTSTPRGPVTVEHSTLPPVTQTATSSSVKSSTDLLVGTTTESDTGTSVLPTSTTENETVRSSSIEPSTDLLTSTNVPPSTVTAEHTTRTSERETTEHSTVDPSTEIIVVTSTIIVTENPQRPTNTARNETVSPSSVEPSTDLLTSTNTPTGTVTVEHSTLPPVTETATSSSFKSSTDLTVGPTTESVTGTTGLSSSTSEKETVRPSSVEPSTNLLTSTSTSAGTVTVEHSTLPPVTQTATSSSLKPATDLLVGTTTESVTETSGLSRSTPENETVRPSSLEPSTELLTSTSTPRDTVTVEHSTLPPVTQTVTSSSAATSTDLTVGPTTESVTGTTGLSSSTSEKETVRPSSVEPSTNLLTSTSTSAGTVTVEHSTLPPVTQTATSSSLKPATDLLVGTTTESVTETSGLSRSTPENETVRPSSLEPSTELLTSTSTPRDTVTVEHSTLPPVTQTVTSSSAATSTDLTVGPTTESVTGTTGLSSSTSEKETVRPSSVEPSTNLLTSTSTSAGTVTVEHSTLPSVTQTATSSSLKPATDLLVGTTTESVTETSGLSRSTPENETVRPSSLEPSTELLTSTSTPRDTVTVEHSTLPPVTQTVTSLSAATSTDLTVGPTTESVTGTTGLSSSTSEKETVRPSSVEPSTDLLTSTSTSTSTVTFEHSTFTPVTQTVTSSLETSTYLSTASNTNPLTETAEPSTHSPVTDTRSSSSINSSTAPSRSTTSESVPETTDLSTHISLTESVFTTSPESSTNLISVSTAGTISSTIESSTNVNSVKLSSTSESPMDKTVCTTLGFFPNPNDCSKFFRCVQVDDVFTRIDFVCPDETVWDQELLRCNSVSVSHSNCKNSPPDIDDEPDMSGDDNMCPIGKLSGDQIALVCPTGFRKHPKYCNIFYQCTSESNLDINIALFACPEGTIYNHNEMQCVFASTANYRMFGCKNVLLNPMANSVPILTVPSTQLCPSEGSFSYHPGCSNAYFKCKRNRKGLLQGYLYKCPVDYVFSPFSRNCEPAKYFPLCLNPTQNFQTNSYSSGLYLTHHNIFYIGKQLS, from the exons atgtGGAGGATCATCTGCCTTATAACTACTTTTTTAACGTTCGGATACGGTTTTTCTGATCCATCTGACAATACGTCTGAAGCTTTTCCACTGGAATACG AACTTGAAATACAAGATAGTTACACCTTCCATTTGTTCAAATGCGAGGAAGTGGGTAACTTTCCTCATCCTCTCAATTGCAAATTGTTTTATGAGTGTAGTTTATACAAGCATGGACGTTACCGTCGTTTCCTTCGTAAATGCAAGATAGGATTTGTCTTTTCGACAAATTTAGGCAAATGTACTTATCCTCAAGAAAGTGGGAGACCAGAATGCAGTGGTAAAGGAATCTTAACGACACCATCACGGCCTACAA AACATCCTTCATCTAAAATAACTAAAGTGCCCACGCATCGAACTACTACACGCAAAAATAAAACGCATTTAAAAACTACTATCTTACCGACTTTGCCACCGAAAATAGAGTGCCTTGCGGAAGGTTTCATGGCACATCCTACGGATTGTGCGAAatattacgtatgtatttcgCGAATCAATAATACATTTCAAGTCTTTGAAATGAAATGTAAACTTGGGACAATATGGgatcgagaaaaggaaatttgCAGCCATCGTTGGAAAGTACGAAACCCTCGTTGTGGCCCATATATTACAG ATGAACCAACTACTAGAAGTACTGAGGATGTTACCAAGGCTACACAGCATTCTACACATAAGCTAATAACTGAAATTCTTACGTCTACATCGATTCAACAAACAACAG GTTTAACTACTGGAACTGTTACTCAAACATCAGCGCATTCTGTAAGTACAGAAGCTACTGTAACAATTCCACCTTCATCGACTGATGCAAGAACTGATAAAAGTACTGAACCTGTTACTCAGACCACAGAATTAACACCTAAATCAATGACTGAGACAATTACACATTCATCAGTTAAACCATCGACAATCCTACCAACCAGTCCGAGTACTAAAGTCATTACAGAAACTAGATCGCCTTCATCGGCTGAATCCTCCACAGACCTATTAGTTGGGACAAGTACTGAATCTCTAACAGAGACTGCAGATGTGTCAACAAGTACACCAGTAACTCAAAAAGGTTCTTCATCGTCAGAGAAATCATCGACAGATCGAGCGTCTAGCACAAAAATTGATCCTTCATCGGTAGAACCATCGACAAAATCATTGACAAGTACAAGTACTCCAGTTGGCACGCTAACGGCAAAGTCTTCTACACTTACAACAGTAACAGAAGCTGTAACGTCTTCATCCATTAAGCCAGCAACAGATCTACTAGTTGGAACAAGTACTGAAAGTGTTACCGGAACTTCTGGGCTTTCAACGAGTACACAAGAAAATGAGACAGTTCGTCCATCTTCGGTTGAGCCATCCACAGATCTTTTGACGAGTACAAGTACTCCAGCAGGCACTGTAACAGTTGAGCATTCTACACTTCCACCAGTAACACAAACAGTAACGTCTTCATCCGATAAATCGTCTACAGATCTACTAGTTGGAACAACTACTGAAAGTGTTAGCAAAACTTCCGGACTTTCGACGAGTACATCAGAAAATGAGACAGTTCGACCTTCTTCAATTGAGCCATCTACAGACCTATTGACAAGTACAAATGTACCACCTAGTACCGTTACGGCAGAGCATACTACAAGGACatcggaaaaagaaacaacagaaCATACAACTGTTGACCCATCCACTAAAATAATAGTTGTTACAAGTACCATTATTGTCACTGAAAATCCACAGCATCCGACGAATACAACAGAGAATGAGACAGTTTCTCCTTCGTCGGTTGAGCCATCCACTGATCTTTTGACGAGTACCAGTACTCCAAGAGGCTCTGTAACAGTTGAACATTCTACACTTCCACCAGTAACACAAACAGTAACGTCCTCATCCGTTAAATCGTCTACAGAC CTACCAGTTGGACCAACTACTGAAACCATTACTGAAACTACTGGACTTTCGTCGAGTACTCCAGAAAGTGAGACCGTTCGACCTTCTTCACGTGAGCCATCCACCGAACTCTCGACGAGTACCAATACTCCAAGAGGCACTGTAACAGTTGAGCATTCTACACTTCCACCAGTAACACAAACAGTAACATCTTCATCCGTTAAATCGTCTACAGACTTACTAGTTGGAACAACTACTGAAAGTGTTACCGGAACTACTGGGCTTTCATCAAGTacatcagaaaaagaaactgttCGTCCTTCTTCGGTTGAGCCATCCACTGATCTTTTGACGAGTACAAGTACTCCAAGAGGCACTGTAACAGTTGAACATTCTACACTTCCACAAGTAACACAAACAGTAACATCTTCATCGGCTGCAACAAGTACAGACCTAACAGTTGGACCAACTACTGAAACCATTACTGAAACTACTGGACTTTCGTCGAGTACACCAGAAAGTGAGACCGTTCGACCTTCTTCACGTGAGCCATCCACCGAACTCTCGACGAGTACCAATACTCCAAGAG GCACTGTAACAGTTGAACATTCTACACTTCCACAAGTAACACAAACAGCAACGTCTTCATCCGTTAAATCGTCTACAGACTTACTAGTTGGAACAACTACTGAAAGTGTTACCGGAACTACTGGGCTTTCATCAAGTacatcagaaaaagaaactgttCGTCCTTCTTCGGTTGAGCCATCCACCAATCTATTGACTAGTACAAGTACTCCAAGAGGCCCTGTAACAGTTGAGCATTCTACACTTCCACCAGTAACACAAACAGCAACGTCTTCATCCGTTAAATCGTCTACAGACCTACTAGTTGGAACAACTACTGAAAGTGATACCGGCACTTCAGTGCTTCCGACGAGTACAACAGAAAATGAGACAGTTCGTTCTTCTTCAATTGAGCCATCTACAGACCTGTTGACAAGTACAAATGTACCACCTAGTACGGTTACGGCAGAGCATACCACAAGGACATCGGAAAGAGAAACAACAGAACATTCAACTGTTGATCCATCCACTGAAATAATAGTTGTTACAAGTACCATAATTGTCACTGAAAATCCACAGCGTCCGACGAATACAGCACGGAATGAGACAGTTTCTCCTTCGTCGGTTGAGCCATCCACCGATCTATTGACGAGTACGAATACTCCAACAGGCACTGTAACAGTTGAGCATTCTACGCTTCCACCAGTAACAGAAACAGCAACGTCTTCTTCCTTTAAATCGTCTACAGAC CTAACAGTTGGACCAACTACTGAAAGTGTTACCGGAACTACTGGGCTTTCGTCAAGTacatcagaaaaagaaactgttCGTCCTTCTTCGGTTGAGCCATCCACCAATCTATTGACTAGTACAAGTACTTCTGCAGGCACTGTAACAGTTGAACATTCTACACTTCCCCCAGTAACACAAACAGCAACGTCTTCATCCTTGAAACCGGCTACAGATCTACTAGTTGGAACAACTACTGAAAGTGTTACTGAGACTTCTGGTCTTTCAAGGAGTACACCAGAAAATGAGACCGTTCGACCTTCTTCTCTTGAGCCATCCACCGAACTCTTGACGAGTACCAGTACTCCAAGAGACACTGTAACAGTTGAGCATTCTACACTTCCACCAGTAACACAAACAGTAACGTCTTCATCGGCTGCAACAAGTACAGACCTAACAGTTGGACCAACTACTGAAAGTGTTACCGGAACTACTGGGCTTTCGTCAAGTacatcagaaaaagaaactgttCGTCCTTCTTCGGTTGAGCCATCCACCAATCTATTGACTAGTACAAGTACTTCTGCAGGCACTGTAACAGTTGAACATTCTACACTTCCCCCAGTAACACAAACAGCAACGTCTTCATCCTTGAAACCGGCTACAGATCTACTAGTTGGAACAACTACTGAAAGTGTTACTGAGACTTCTGGTCTTTCAAGGAGTACACCAGAAAATGAGACCGTTCGACCTTCTTCTCTTGAGCCATCCACCGAACTCTTGACGAGTACCAGTACTCCAAGAGACACTGTAACAGTTGAGCATTCTACACTTCCACCAGTAACACAAACAGTAACGTCTTCATCGGCTGCAACAAGTACAGACCTAACAGTTGGACCAACTACTGAAAGTGTTACCGGAACTACTGGGCTTTCGTCAAGTacatcagaaaaagaaactgttCGTCCTTCTTCGGTTGAGCCATCCACCAATCTATTGACTAGTACAAGTACTTCTGCAGGCACTGTAACAGTTGAACATTCTACACTTCCCTCAGTAACACAAACAGCAACGTCTTCATCCTTGAAACCGGCTACAGATCTACTAGTTGGAACAACTACTGAAAGTGTTACTGAGACTTCTGGTCTTTCAAGGAGTACACCAGAAAATGAGACCGTTCGACCTTCTTCTCTTGAGCCATCCACCGAACTCTTGACGAGTACCAGTACTCCAAGAGACACTGTAACAGTTGAGCATTCTACACTTCCACCAGTAACACAAACAGTAACGTCTTTATCGGCTGCAACAAGTACAGAC CTAACAGTTGGACCAACTACTGAAAGTGTTACCGGAACTACTGGGCTTTCGTCAAGTacatcagaaaaagaaactgttCGTCCTTCTTCGGTTGAGCCATCCACCGATCTATTGACTAGTACAAGTACTTCTACAAGCACTGTAACATTTGAACATTCTACATTTACACCAGTAACACAAACTGTAACGTCTTCGTTAGAAACATCGACATATCTATCAACAGCTTCTAATACAAACCCTCTTACTGAAACTGCTGAGCCGTCAACACATTCACCAGTAACTGATACTCGTTCGTCTTCCTCCATTAATTCATCTACGGCTCCTTCTAGAAGTACTACTTCTGAGAGTGTTCCCGAAACGACAGATCTTTCTACACATATATCTTTAACCGAATCTGTCTTTACTACATCTCCTGAATCTTCAACAAACTTAATATCTGTTTCAACTGCTGGAACCATATCTTCTACTATAGAATCTTCAACTAATGTTAACTCCGTGAAACTGTCGTCTACTTCAGAATCTCCTATGGATAAAACAGTATGCACAACCCTTGGTTTCTTCCCGAATCCCAATGATTGCTCTAAGTTCTTCAGATGTGTCCAAGTTGACGATGTATTTACTAGAATCGATTTCGTTTGTCCCGATGAAACTGTTTGGGATCAAGAATTGTTACGTTGCAATTCTGTGTCTGTATCACATTCTAATTGTAAGAATAGTCCACCAGATATAGATGATGAACCTGATATGTCAGGGGACGATAACATGTGTCCTATTGGAAAATTATCTGGTGATCAAATAGCACTTGTTTGTCCTACAGGATTTCGAAAACATcctaaatattgtaatattttctacCAGTGCACATCTGAGAGTAATTTGGATATTAATATTGCCTTGTTTGCATGTCCCGAAGGTACGATTTACAATCATAATGAAATGCAATGTGTTTTCGCAAGTACGGCTAATTACCGTATGTTTGGCTGTAAGAATGTTCTTTTGAATCCAATGGCTAACTCAGTTCCTATC ttgACCGTTCCATCTACACAGCTTTGTCCATCCGAAGGCTCGTTCTCATATCATCCAGGTTGTTCAAATGCATACTTCAAATGCAAACGCAATCGAAAAGGCTTACTACAAGGCTATCTCTATAAATGTCCTGTTGATTACGTGTTCTCTCCGTTTTCAAGAAATTGCGAACCAGCAAAATATTTTCCACTTTGTTTAAATCCTACTCagaattttcaaacgaattcaTACTCTAGTGGTTTATATTTGACCCATCATAACATCTTTTATATTGGAAAACAATTatcttag